The Clavelina lepadiformis chromosome 3, kaClaLepa1.1, whole genome shotgun sequence region aaacaaaacttttcttaaatgatttttaaaagcTGGTAAAAATAAGACGTACATTTCATTATAgtgtattaaaaatacaatatcTACCCGCATATTTCGTCTTCAGTTTTCTTAAACCATTTTGCGTCGAGAACCACAAAATCTACGATCGACTGCCAAGATTTATACATGTCTCCAACCTATAATTAAATTGGAGCTTTCTTGAAAACCAGTTTCCCTGCAAGAGTTGCTAATGATGTTTGCCAAAACAGACAGTGCgtttttgcacaaaaaatattCCATTATCTAACCTGGCTTGAAAAGCAATCAACCATTTTTGGTCTCAACTTTCGAGTTCGGTAAGCAATGTCCTTTCGTCGTCTTCTTACAAGTTGTTGAAAACGACAGGCTATGATTAAACTAACGAAATGTTATATCATATTCTTGCACTTTGCAAGAAACGTTAAAAACTTATACACTTAATTGCTGAAAAAGTCTATAACGTTTTAATTTGAAGAATATGGTTTAAAATACATTGTGATGAAACATGATATTGCATGCTGATACAAATAAACCACATATTGCTTACCGTAACAAGTTGCAAGATAATGCgtcaaaataattgcaacaAGAATCCATTTAACAAGCTTCATTTTCGATCTTCAGTTTTGGTCACGAAACAGCTTGAAGTGATAAATATAACTTTCACTGCGCGATCACCGCTTTGAATGCAGCGCCTTCTTCAATCATGAGTAAGGCTGCAGCTTAACCCAGTTGTTTAGCATGTAAAGGATGTCGCGCTAAAGGGCTTTGTGTATTTTTGGTATCGTGGGTGATTTCCAACCGGAAAATTATAGCCAAATATTGGTATTAATCAATTTCGTAGCTTTTGAAATTGACGTCAATTATTTCCGACTATAGTGacctataaaataaaacaatttctagCGATaactattaattaattatcaattgATTAACCTATGATATTAAATCTTATTGATTGGTAATAGCACACTTTGTGGTTTCTAAAATAGATAACAATTTCCGCCATTGCTGTTTTATTTCTACAAGACTTTAAAGATGTAAATGTCAAGATAATGCCTATAGCTAATTAAAATCATctatataaaaaatgaaatggttTCCTTCCAAACTCCTAAACTGAtgtgttaaaaaatatatgtaaCTTGATAAAAAAGTCAAACCAATTGAAAACTCATCTGCAAACAAAGTTCTTatatagttttatttgtttatcaaGGCAGGAATGGGCAATCATGTGTAAATTAATCTGCAGTTCAACTAAATTTTCGAAGATTTACTTCAACAGATACAGTATAGCAATTCAATTATTCTTCATAGGGGAATGTCTTTGTTTTACCGGCTATTGCCTAACAATAATGCAGtccttccaaaaaattgatttgGACATACTTGGACgataaaatttgatttattaaattgaaatgaaatggtTGATATTGTATGAACTATGAACATCATCAAAGATTATTtatacagtaaaatatttcaacttggTATAACTCAAAGCAGCAGCAACGTGACAATACAATCAGCTGTTAATATATTTTCGATCAATAATGTATAAATTTAATACGTATATGAGAATTATAACAAACCAATTTTTTATACTGTAACTAAATGAACATTTTCAATAAGCAAAGCATCATCATATTcttaaacaaatgaaaaacgtggaaatatttcattattGCTTCGTTTCATTTGCCGACGTATTAGCGTCCTTCGAGATACAAAAGTAGATGTTCGTCGAAGCCAGTCTGGAGAATGGCAGTTACTGCCTTTCGGAGAACAGCTTCCAGGTATTGAGCTAATGTTGAAAGCAAAGTCAAAGCTAAAAATCTTCTACAAATTACATGCTTAGTTTATGATTTCGTTATCTGACCAAATGTAAGCACAGAAAGTAAGCTTCCACGCATGAAcacgtgaaaataaattttccgGGGTATATATTAactgcaaaaactttttccttttttatcaacatttatttttaattttgacaaGGCAACATCTTGcataagtttgtttgtttacctGTAACACATCCAGTGGTTTTCCACAAAATCAATTATGGGATCAAAGTCAATAGCTCTCGTGTTTGTTAAACGGTTTTCATGCAAAGAATTAACGCAATGCTTGTATTCAACATATAGGTTTGTATTTTGCTGCAGACAGGTTTTCCTAAAGGCAAAAATGCCCTTTCTTTCTAGatataaacacaaaaactaaaataaagttttgttcTGAAATTTTGGAGATGCCAATTGAGAAATTGGCGAGAACACACTTCCAAGTTAGACGTTTACAAATCAATTTACATAcggaaaatttacaaatttttggcCTTTGTCTGCATTTAAAAGCTTTCATTTCACCTTTCTCtttgtttttcttaatttttttttctttttccttgtTTTATGCATTCGAATGCAATCGGTAACAGAGTTGAGCTTGCTCGAATTATTTCTTTGAAACTTTCCTTCCAACAGATGGCATATGTTGCAACCAGAATTTTTACTGTGTGGAATAAGGAGTATAGAGCATCAATTTTCTCCACAAATATTTGCGTTTATTTCTAAGTTTAGCTGGTATGTAAATTCTCTCTTTTGTAcagttaaaatttaaccaataaaacatttttataaaataaatgttaattACAGCAACTATTGCGCACTCCTACTGAGAGCGTTCGATTTCAAACTATCACAAACATTCACCGGCATCTTTCGTCTTCAGTTTTCTTGAACCATTTTGTATCAAGAACTGCAAAGTTTACAATTGATTCCCAAGAAACAATATCTTTCCCGcctacaaaaaatacaaaatttcgCGAcaacattgtttattttcaaaatttctaaAGTGTATCTGCTAAAAAACATCATCAACTTTATTTCTTATCAACTTAAAATAATCATAGTACCTTGCTCGACAAACACTTAACCATGTTTGGTCTCAGTTTCCGAGTTCTGAAGGCTTTGTCCTTTCCTCATCTTCTCACACGTTGTTGGAACCTGCAAGCTACAATCAACCAACGTAAGTTTTCAttgctatttttttttaaaaaagcacTGGGAAGAAcatgttaaaaactttaaaaaattcaaaagcttaagaagaaaaagttaagTAAAACGATGCAATGCCTTATGTAGACTTACTATTACTAGTTGTAACATTAAAACATCAAAGCAATAGCAACAAGAATCCATTTTTCAAGATTCATTTTCAATCTTTAACTAAAGGAAACTGATGGTTTATGTAAAAACTTATGTTGTTGGTTATTGCGCGATTCTTTAACGCCGACGGTTGATTTAGATCAAGCGACctaaatacaataacaacatttttgatGTTAAATTTCATTTGCATAAAAGATACTGAACTAAATATTTCCGAATATTTTACAACTGCTCAGGGGATTTTCATTTTGCCAATTGTAGCAAATTTTAACTTGGCTACTTGgtttatatttaaaagtgtTGGCCAAACATTTTCAGCACACAAAAACGTAGAGCAATATTGCTTGCACTATATAAgtgcaacaacaaaaattgaattgcGACAATGAAACTACAACTTTCGCTTAAAACCAAACTTGGTGAAACAGCACTTATAATTAAAACATAAGTTATACTCGGGTTTTCAAAGCAACATAGTATTTTGCATACAACTAGTTACACTACCGCATTTATGAAAGTATAAATCACTAAACTGGACAATAACAACAAATGGTAAATCATTAAAACTGTTTCTACTTCATGTTTATTTACCAAATACTTAAAGTGTTGAGATATTTCTGCTACATGTAACAATTCTCAGAACCATGCTTAAATATCCATAAATATTTATAGTTTTGCAGAAGATTAAGTTTCACCTGCTCTTTGCTAAATTTCTCTAACTAAAACAGCTTTCGTGTCAAGCAACGGAATGCTGTTATTTGAAAATCTTATACACCTTCGCAGACCAAGCACAACAGGAAACGACGTTACAAAGTTGAAAAGAGAGGTCAGCAGGCAGGGTTCAGTGTTTACGTCATCATTTCATATGGACATGGATGAATATACAGTTTATGTGTTCTTAAATATACACTATACAACATACggtatatatacagtatttgtaaAGCATTAAGTTGAATAACGTGACTGCTTCACGATCTGTTTGCTAATTACTATTCAATGGGGCTAGTTCATAAAATATGTGAATGTTATGTTAATGTCCTGTTCTCACTCCGGTTATTTTGGagctaaatgtttaaaaaaattgaaaaaaataattgtgGAATTccaaatattataaaaattgtttaacttaaaTTATTTGCGTAAGAATTGCCATGATCACTGAAAATAGCCTTTGCCAATCACAATTCATTGCGTTTACTGAAGATTTTCTGAGTGTAGACTCTAATTGCTATTTCTCAGTACGATAGAAAAAAATCACCTCCTCTTCTCGTGTCTACATTATGTAAGTGTGTATAACACCTCAGTGGCGACAACAACCGAGTATTAAAGTTAGTTGCAAAATGCGGGCCACTTGTTGTTTGGTGTGTATGGCATTGTTTTCGTTTTGGCTGATGAAAAACCTCTCTGGGCTTGAAATGGGCAGTTTTTACCACTCGTTGATTGTCAAATAACTTAGATCTACTCTTTTTCAGTTTTCGTCTGCGTAATATAATAACATCGTCTGCGATtccttttaaaactgaaacagGGATTTCTATTcttgacaaaaaaaatttttatgatacgtatatattttgtataatgGGAATATTTCAAGACAAATGTTCCCGATCCAAGCAAGAATACAATTTTATGATTAGATTGTTATTTACAGTGAGATTGTATTCTTTATGTTGAGATAAACtaaattcaattttgcttatgaagtaaaataatcacttgaaatatttacagATGAATTTACGCAAGCGTATTGTTTTGAGTTGACAAATTAATTTTGGTCTACTTGTGTAAGAATTGTATTTCAAGTATCTTTCGATTTGACTTGCATTGGTAACAATGGATTGTTAGAAGGTTTTAACTTCTTGTAAGTGACTGAAAATCCACTAGAGTAAGAACGTGACTCCATGTTGTGAAGAATAGTGAGCGTGTTTGAGGTGGACGTCAGTACAACAACAGCTTTTTCCTCGTAGGCGGTAAGATATGATCCTTGGAAATTGTAGAGGAAATTGTCATCATCTAAGACCTGAaagtattttaatgttttcgtAATCAATAAAGTGTactaaaatattaaagtttaaatattttattacaaccgtttttataactatttgattatgtttaaaaatagaaactttaaaattagaataaataaaaacaaaatgttaaaatgattGTA contains the following coding sequences:
- the LOC143449859 gene encoding uncharacterized protein LOC143449859, with the protein product MKLVKWILVAIILTHYLATCYACRFQQLVRRRRKDIAYRTRKLRPKMVDCFSSQVGDMYKSWQSIVDFVVLDAKWFKKTEDEICGKAAERNTATCWKESVKQLLRPNSTLLPIAFKCIDIEQRRRKQYKSNQGN
- the LOC143449860 gene encoding uncharacterized protein LOC143449860, which produces MRKGQSLQNSETETKHERKGIFAFRKTCLQQNTNLYVEYKHCVNSLHENRLTNTRAIDFDPIIDFVENHWMCYSSIPGSCSPKGSNCHSPDWLRRTSTFVSRRTLIRRQMKRSNNEIFPRFSFV